AGTTTTATACTCATCCGGATTATAGGATGGTGAGGTCTTATTTCTACATCAAGACTGATTTTTCCTGCTAAGTGACCTAATAAAATTTTACACTATCAAAAAAAGCACCTATCCAAGGCTTAAAACTGAAGATAAAAACGATCTTGTCCTTGAATTCTTAGGTGCTGTAAACACCTCCTCCGGGACACCCTCCTCTAAAAGCCTGCCCTCACTCATAAATATCACCCTATCTGCCACCTCCCTGGCAAAACCCATCTCATGGGTTACAACAACCATTGTCATGCCTTCCTTCGCCAGCGTCTTCATAACATTTAGTACCTCACCAACCAATTCGGGATCAAGGGCTGATGTTGGTTCGTCAAACAGCATTATTTTAGGGTTCATTGCCAGAGCCCTTGATATTGCTACCCTCTGCTGCTGGCCTCCTGAGAGTTTGGATGGATAACAGTCCATTTTGTCCGCAAGCCCTACCTTTTTTAGAAGGTCCATGGATAGTTCTTTTGCCTCCTTAACAGGCATTTTTTTGACTGTTACCGGCCCCTCCATCACATTTTGAAGGGCGGTCATATGAGGAAATAGATTAAAGTTTTGAAAGACTATACCGACTTCAGAGGATATATTTATCTTCTTTGTATCTTTAGTTATCTCTTTATCATTTAT
The DNA window shown above is from Calorimonas adulescens and carries:
- a CDS encoding amino acid ABC transporter ATP-binding protein → MLIAENVCKYFGSNQVLQNVSMKVQDGDVVVIIGPSGSGKSTFLRCLSHLERIDSGRIVINDKEITKDTKKINISSEVGIVFQNFNLFPHMTALQNVMEGPVTVKKMPVKEAKELSMDLLKKVGLADKMDCYPSKLSGGQQQRVAISRALAMNPKIMLFDEPTSALDPELVGEVLNVMKTLAKEGMTMVVVTHEMGFAREVADRVIFMSEGRLLEEGVPEEVFTAPKNSRTRSFLSSVLSLG